The Taeniopygia guttata chromosome 9, bTaeGut7.mat, whole genome shotgun sequence genome segment TTCTGTTGGTGTCTCACTACTTGCATCATATCCTAGTATTTTTGAAGTTCTTGTGCATATGTACTCGTAGAATAGACCTAAACATAGACTGGACAAATCTGAGTTGAAGTTACCCTGGCTTCTGTACTAGCTATTGCTGTTGTGGTAGATGTTGCTGGCCAGTCTGAGATGTCTGGGGTGGTGAGTTTGTTGGGCCCCCACCACAGGAAGATGGTGGGCTCACCAGATCTCACCACCACCTTATTTCTTGCAAAGTTGTCAGTATAGAGTCCTGCCGTGGGAAGGTTTGTGACCAAAAAGAATGATGAGGGTTTAGGCTCTTGCTGGTGTGTATGTGTGTGGCACAGCATTTCAGGTCCTTGGAGCATTTACCCCTACCCACTGCTGGCTTGAGCCAGCCTGTCCTTTCCAGACAAATTGGAGACGTGgccccactgtcccagggagTGTGGGTCAGCTGAGCTCTGTCAGGATGTGAACAGGGTCTTGTCCTTGGGGAATCCAAATGCAGTTGGCAGTTAGAGCTCCCTGACCCAGCCTGCCCTCTCCACACTTGTACCAAATGCTTCTGGGCCATAGGAATGCTGCTGCAACCCACAATCCTGCTTCTGGTAGTGTGGTCTCCATTTTGTACACTTTGTGATTTGTCCAGCTCTGAATCTAATAAAAGTATGTAGAATGGAGAAGGCTGCCTGCGCTGCTGTTTGGGACTGGTGCTGCGagagcctgggctgtgccctgggccTGTGCCACGATGTTTTGGGGCTTGCTTGTgctgcttccccagccctgggctgcttGGGGGCTAGTGGGTGAAAAGGACCAAGTGATGCTTTTGTTTGCAGCTGGGATGAACTGAACTCAGTGGAGTGTATCCCAGCCCCCCATAagtcaggctgctgtgctgcagccaggcttAAGAGAATCTTGGTCATCTTTCCTTGTGCTCACCTGAAAAAAACTTGAAAGCTGATTTCTCCTTTTACCTTGGCTTTTGGTGGTGGGTGCCAAGGTGGGTGCTGTGTGGGGTAGCTGAGGGAGTCAGTAACTGCTGAGCAGCTGGACCTGGCCCTTGGCTCAGCCCTCTGCCTTCCGTCTGTGAGCAGATGACGGTGTCCAAGTGCACAATCCCCATCGGTGGGTTAAAAAATTtaaacccaaaccccaacctGCAGTGTCTTGATTGTGGTTTAAAAgcagaaactgcttttaaaagagggaagaaaaaaattccaagtcGTCCCAGAACCTCTTTCCCTGGGCGACAGGACGAGCGGGGGCCGAGCGGGTTTTGGGCCCGTCCGACCGCTCCCGGTACCGCTGTGCCGGCACGTGGCACCGGCAGCCCCGCTCCCGTAGTGCGCAGGCGCAGTCGGGCCCGGACTACATCTCCCGGCGGTCCCCGCGCCATGGCGGCCGCCCGCCTCCTTCCCGGCAGCCCCGCCGTCCCTTCCGGCTtggagcggcggcggctcggcGGGGCGGGCCCGCCCCGCCATGGCTTCCTGCGCCGACATCCTCCGCTCCGAGTTCCCCGACTTGGACGGCGAGCTCTTCGCTTACGTGACGGGTGAGCGGCTCCCGCCTGCCCGCCGTGGCTCGGCCTCCCGCGGCGCCGCATGTCGCGACACCTCCCCGCTGTGGCGACAGGCGGCCGGGAGGGGTGGGGCGGGGGACCGGGACGGTGCCACCTGTCGCGACAGCGGCGGGGCTGCAGCGCCGTGTGCCCGCAGGGATCCTGCACGGCAGCGGGGCGGACTTCGAGTCGGTGGACGAGCTGGAGGAGGCGGTGGGCGAGCTGCTGCGGGAGGTGTCGCAGGACACCAAGGACGACGGCGCCATCAGGGAGATCTGCCAGCGGCTCTTCAACACCCTGCAGCTGTAAGGGACCCGGCGGCCCccgcccctgcccaccccaccGCGCacctcacctcctcctcctcctcctctccctagGGACGAGGGCCAAGCCCAGCGCTGcagccaggtgctgctggatgCCCCCATCCAGCTTTCCCAGATCACTGATGGATACGGTGAGTGACGCCCTGGGCTCACGTCCTGCCAGCAGcgtgctggagctgggaagggctcGGGGCACTGGGTGTGCTCGCCTGACCTTGGAGAGGGGAGCCTCAGGTGCTCCCTCGCAGGCACACATCTGGTTcccgtgctgctgctgagtgCGGGCAGCAGTGCCCACAGGTGGAGGTGGAGAGATGCCCTTTGGTCCCCTCATCCTGTCAGGAGAGGGATCAGTCATTAAGGCAGGGCTTTGCAGAGCCTCCCTGCCACACGTGCTCAACAACCCCAACCTCACCGTCTCCTTGCAGGGGACACCAGCGCGGATCTGCtgccggggctgctgctgaagaGAGGCCAGACCTCGGTGAGTGAGGGCTGTGCCCTTCCTTGTGGGAGCAGCTGACAcgtggggctgcaggtgccctgccctgctccagtcCAGGTTGCCCTTGGAGAGCAGCCAAGGCAGGCAGCATCCTGGTTAGGAGTATAGCTGCAGGGGGTACTGCTCCTCCTTGTCGAGCTCTCTATAATTTGGGAAACGCTTGGCCTTGGTCTGGTGAAGAGGCTCCAGATGAGTTAGCAGCTTATTAATGTGACAAAATCTATTTTGCTGTAATTTCTTAGTGAAATCTGACTTTTGTGAGGACCTTTGGCTCCTACAGCCAGGCCTTTGATTGAGAAAATAGGATGTCCCTGAATGACATCTTGAATATTCAGTGAGGGGAAAGCCCTGGGTAATGGCAGTAGAGGGGGGTGTTACAGGTGGGAAGGTAGCAAAGAGTTATTGCAGGGATGCTTTAAGCTCTAGAGCCAGCTGTAGATTGTTGTGGTTTGGGGAATAAGATCAAGAGCAGAGAAGTTTGGAAGTAGTTCCACTCCATGACCTGAGGAAATCAGGATGTCTGTATTGATGGAATTTGTAGCTGCTCAGGAACAGCCTTGGCTTGCTGTCTGTGTTGGATGTGCCAAAATCTGAGCATGGGTGAGGTGCAGGTGTACATCCACAAAGCAAGgatggcaggagctgtgcagtgtGGGCAGTGTCATTGCCAGGCTGGTCCCTCACagagctccctttccatgggtTAATGTGCTGAGGATGAGAATCCTTCACTTGGAGGCTGAGACCTAACATGGTTCCCACATGTCTGAAAGCGAGTCTTAAGCAAAAACTGGCGGCTCTGGCTGGTTTTGGCACCAGAGTTGTTGTAGCTGGATTCACTTTCCAGCTCTCGTGTCTGCAATTCTAAAAAGGATCTTCAGAAAAATTGGAGATGATTCAGGGAAGGCCTTGGGAGGCCTGTCAAGCTTTGGAGGACGTGCCTTACTAGGAGATTCAGAAAGCTGGGCATAGTTTACAGAGTGACTCTGTCAGTAGGTGCAGAGTCACAGCTCTAGTAACAAGATACTCCTCAGTCTGGCATGCAGGTCTCTAACGTGTTCCATTGCCTGCAGAGTTGCCTAGAAATACCTAGGAGTGTTCTTGGTCAGCCACAAATATTCGACTCTGTGCAGGAATAAGCTGGAGTGGGCTGAAAGCCTGGCCAAGACCAGAAGCCAGGTTAAAACACTTGGCGCCTTCTTGCCTTCAGGGTtaattaaatgctttttgtcTCTGATCCGCTGCTCAAGAAGACTTTGTTCCAAACTGGCTAACATTTAACGTGTTCATGTTAACACCCCCTCACCATGAGGGAAACACCTCATGGTGCACTTCAAGGGTGGGTGCAGGGCATACCAGAAGAAGCACTGGGATGGCAGGTTGCTGCTGTTGAAACGACTTGGCTGATCCAGGTCCTTGGAACTACAGAAACTGACTGTACGATTACCTCTGCCTTGCTGAGGCAAAACTTGTGTATGAGCTGTTGATTTAGGACTTCATTGCTGAGGTAGCTTCCTGGCCTGATTAGCCTCCTCAAAATATGCTTGAATCTGTCCCagttttcttgtcctttctccctccctttctaCTAGGCTTGAGAGGTTGATTGATCTTTTTTCTCCCAGAGCCAGGCTTTTGGGCGTTTTGCTGAAGATGCTCTCTCTTCTTCAAACTCTGTTCTGTGTCTCAGATGGTGAATGCCAAGAAACTGGAGAAGGCGGAAGCCAGGCTGAAAGCCAAGCAGGACAAGAGGCTGGAGCGGGATTCCCTGAAGTCATCTGGCCCTGTGTGAGTATGCAGGGCACTTTGAACGCTCCCATCCCGCTCTGCTGAGCCTGGCTGGGATCTGGCTGTACCAGAGCTTTCCTGCTGAGCCCCCTCTCTGTGTTCTGCCTGTCCACAGCGTCCTTGAGGAGGCGTCTGCCAGCCAAGCCTCCAGCAAGAAGGAGACTCGCATGGAGTCGTCAGGCAAGAACAAGTCGTATGATGTGCGCATCGAGAACTTCGATGTGTCCTTCGGTGAGCGGTGAGTGCAGTGGGGACGTGGGACAGACCCTGGCTGGGATTTTGGACCATGGGGGATTGAGACTGGATTGGAGAGCAGTTGAGAAATTACTGAGGGTGTGGCAAAGATCAGGAAGCAAGGTGGGCGCTGACCCTGTTGGCTTTGGACAGAAGAAGCCTGTGATTTTTGCTTGGCTACAGCACAGCCTGAAATACACCAGGGGCAGGTGGCTGTCAGTCATCCCCTCTTCATGGGACAATCTGACCAGGGACCTGGCTGTTCCCTTGCTTCAGTGTCCTGCTGACGGGAGCAGACCTGAACCTGGCTTTCGGGCGGCGCTACGGGCTGGTGGGCAGGAACGGGCTGGGGAAGACCACGCTGCTGAAGATGATCGCCAGCCAGAGCCTGCGCATCCCCTCACACATCAGCATCCTGCACGTGGAGCAGGAGGTGGCAGGGGATGAGACACCAGCGCTGCAGAGTGTGCTGGAGTGTGACACCACCCGTGAGAGCCTGCTGCGGGAGGAGAGGGACCTGACAGCCAAGATCAGTTCTGGCAGGTGAGGTGATCCCCTGGGTTTCCAGCCCTTCTGTGGTCTCTTGGCCACAAGGTCTTGTTCTGAGGTTTGTCCCTTCCAAAGACAGGCTCTGGCAGGGGCAGGCTGTATCTTGCCCACCTTAGTCCTACCTGGGGAGATCAGTCTCCCCCAGCACTCAAACCCTGGCTTGGCGAGTCCCACACACTCCTTTTTCTGCCCTAGGGGAGAAGGGACAGAAGGTGCCAGACTATCAGAGATCTATGCTAAGCTGGAGGAGATTGAGGCAGACAAGGCCCCAGCAAGGTGAGGCAGCCCTGTGAGCACTGCTGTGTTGGCATGGCTAGGGCTGAGCAGTGGTTTGGGGTATGGAAGGGTCATGCTGTGGCCCTGGGATCCAGCCTGTGGGGATGGggttttccctgtttttcttcttgtttcttctctgtcacagctctgctgctttagGAATAGTTGAGCTTTCTGCTGAAGCTGGAGGTACTTTTTTTGCCCCAAATGGCTTGtattgttgctgctgctgctgtctgacCTCCCTAGGTTCCTGGTGTCTGGGGAACGTTTTTGGGATGGTAATGGTGGTGTGACTCTCTTCCTGGCCAAAGAGATGAAAACTCTTTGCAAATCCCCTGGGACTTCATGTGgatgctgtgccctgctgggctgcatTTCCTAGCCAA includes the following:
- the ABCF3 gene encoding ATP-binding cassette sub-family F member 3 isoform X3, with translation MASCADILRSEFPDLDGELFAYVTGILHGSGADFESVDELEEAVGELLREVSQDTKDDGAIREICQRLFNTLQLDEGQAQRCSQVLLDAPIQLSQITDGYGDTSADLLPGLLLKRGQTSMVNAKKLEKAEARLKAKQDKRLERDSLKSSGPVVLEEASASQASSKKETRMESSGKNKSYDVRIENFDVSFGERVLLTGADLNLAFGRRYGLVGRNGLGKTTLLKMIASQSLRIPSHISILHVEQEVAGDETPALQSVLECDTTRESLLREERDLTAKISSGRGEGTEGARLSEIYAKLEEIEADKAPARASVILAGLGFNTKMQQQTTKEFSGGWRMRLALARALFARPDLLLLDEPTNMLDVRAILWLESYLQTWQSTILVVSHDRNFLNAVATDIIHLHSQRLDMYRGDFENFMKIKEERLKNQQREYEAQQQYREHIQVFIDRFRYNANRASQVQSKLKLLEKLPVLKPVDKESEVTIRFPDGFEKFSPPILQLDEVDFYYEPSHYIFHSLSVSADLESRICVVGENGAGKSTMLKILMGELAPVRGIRHAHRNLKIGYFSQHHVDQLDLNISAVELLARKFPEAVQL